The sequence CGGATCTAATTCTGCacgatttaaattgtaaaaaaaattcagttgattaatcggtcctaATTATAATGCTTTGCATAGGTCATCAGTCAGACTAGGCAGTCGTTaggacgggtacattttaaacaacatcagtattaaaatgaaagacaaactatcagatagaACTCAAAAGTTTTTTTCAAGCACACCATATCAAACATCTGCTCAGCCGATatgccgtatttaaatgaacaattaaacataaaaggatttattttctaacttaccactaTGCAGCATgacttcaaaaaatataaaactaaaataagataaaatttcaaaagaaactagtttgTAAACAggtacaaatgtattttgtagtttaaaactgaagtaacatgttttctctgcgcgtgtcactcggtgcagcactgaatccaggttgagctgctgccgttttctgattgaaatgtttctgccgaagagCTGCGGCTAGCTTCAAAATGAAATCTCtgctactgatattttccctggtgcgcTCCTTGTgcacaaaacgaaggaattggtGGCTggcaggtccagtagagataacaacaggcttgtatatttaaaaaaaacaaacagaatattgtaggttatattataaataaaaacatgtattgtaaagggCAGTCATTTTGACATATCTTGAAAAGATACAAGGTTGaccgttcttgacttttcctaaatacatgtattaaataccctgatggcgtttgaaaggcaggatcacaaaaatacaaatgttataaTAATCCCCTttacctagaaccaccaaagcCGTCACTTtgtcttttacaatacatgtttttatattgaatgTAACCTACACACTAactacactctctctctctctctctctctctctctctctctctctctctctctctctatatatctctctctatatatatatatatatatatatatatatatatatatatatatatatatatatattatattttttttttttttttttttatttattttaaatatacaagcctgttgttatctgtACTGGACCTGGAAGCCACcagttccttcattttgtacaaggaatgcaatATCAGGAGATGTCATCTTGAACAGCGCTTCGGTATAAACATTTTGATCAGTAAACTGCAAAGCAACAGGCTGCAGCAACTCAAcatggattcagtgctgcacagagtgacacacacagagaaaacatatggtactttcattttaaatgaaaaatacatttgttttttacagttttgtatgtacatatacctgtttacacactagtttcttttgaaagttttattttattatagtttttcagttttttaaattagtgcTTTATCAttgtaagttagaaaataaacccttttatgtttaattgttcatttaagtacagtgttttggctgtgcagatgtttgatatgacattcttaaataaaacttttaatacCGTGTccttcattttaatactgatgtaaCCGTGTCACTTTAATGTAACTATCATGgggttcccgagtggcgcatccagtaaaggcgctccgcgtggagagCAGAatgcgccccatagcctggagatcgcaggtttgaaaccaggctatgtcactgccaaccgtGACTGGGGTTTCCTGTGTGGCGGTGCACAATTGGGTGTGAGCCGCCCGGGtagggggagggcttaggtcggcaggggagtccacggttcaccgcgcaccagcgacctctgtggccgatattgggcattccaaattggggagaaaaccgtggggaaaaaaacattggtgacaactgaataaaaaataaatacaaaatgtaaccgtcataatgactgcctgcGGTGGTTTTAGGTATGTGTATAACCGTgtcggttctagtgttaacattgtaataataatagataatactatatttttaacagaagtaatttctctGTGTACCATTGTTGTTcattactgataacattttatgtccaaaagcaaagcaaagcatttgaattaaCCTCCCAAATTCTGACTAATTTAATTATCGTACtaaattcagtttctttttatataatattcccatataatccaaacacaacatgctttgaagcAAAACCTAAATCGGTAGAGTTaataggtaaaaaaataaaaaataaaatttacctTAATTgttaaatcaagaaaacgtgaatacaaCATGCCTACTTCTGCTTTGGCTTGTCCAACGCGAATGTAGAGGCCTacagtgtgtatcctagcaacgcgctaatACTAGCAGTAAAAGAAGCGCagtctcacacactcaaggtttgcaaaccggcaacaggagacttcaaactgggttctaatttgatgcatcaattcaccaatatgtaattgaagctctggaaatttaaggacagatgataaATAAAcgatgcattgattaattgtcGCACCCCTAGTAAGTGTTTATACAGAAGCCATTTTTTTGCATTCTTAAgactttcatgtatttattttcctagGCAAACCTGCAATTTTATGTAACATTTTACTTGTACTTTCAGAAATCCCCTCCCTTCTGTCAACAATGAGACACACCTTTGCAGCTCGTATTGAAACCACTTCGTCCGATTGCTTTGTTTCTGATGAAGATTGCAAGACATCCTGCTCTGATAGTGTCTGCAGTACACCAACCTTTCCAACTCCACCAGCAGACATAGAAGGGTCAAATATGCAGAGTATGTGTGCATCGGCGAACGTAACAAACTCTGTGAGTCTCTACATTCAGTAACCATGAAGCAAATTGATTAGCTAACAGTAATGTGTCCACATCTTCCATTCTGATTTAACACATTCTACTGGGtgtcaaataaataattgtatagtAGTCACATGTTTTCACTATTTTAGGTAGTTTTTTGCAGTAACCCTTGATGCTGTTTCTTTTAGATActgctttattgttttttattattagtttattgcAAAATGCATGCATGGAACTAAAGCAGAAATGAGGAGGGATAACAGCCATTCCAGTTTGTTTTAAGGCCATGTTTGTTCACATAGTCCCTTTATTTATGTTAATGCCTTGGTGGATGAGCCACAGCTGGGCTACTTGAGAAATCAGCTGTGTCTCTTGTAAGCGGTATAATAAGAGCTCCATTTGGGGAATAACTTTAATAAGGGAAGAAACGTGTGTGCCTTCAGCTGAAGGgaagttacattaaaaataaacctaaTAGCTAACATTGCCTGGTTTTAGATTCAACAGAGTGCACACAAGagtaaaatatagaaaaaatgtCTTTATCAGTCATCCAGAAACCCTAATGAGTatcttaaaaagtaatttgaatatttttttttttttcatttctgtttcaggTGGAAGTATACAAGGGATCAAACGTGTATAGTGAAGGAATGGTGTGGAAAGCTGCCATACAAGCAAACTCTGCGACAGCCATGGCTAGAACCCTACTGCTTGGAGTTTTTGACATGGACACTCTGTTGAGGAGCAACCTCAGAGGTGGTAAAAGTAAAAGGGCCAACTATGCAGACCAAAAAGAAGGACTGGATCCGTTAAAGCTGGATGCAATCTATAGTACGTAATGCATGGCACGTTTCACGATGATGTTAGATTAACATGTCTTTACACAGAGGGCTGGATTATCAAAGCCCTTTTCTCCAAATtgtcagaaagaaaaaacacagccaATAGAGTTACCAAatctgaaataaacaactcagacatttcatGTAGGTGTTTGTAAGCAGTCTtatgttgtttcttatttgttttacagtgtaattGGCGCAGACTTTGAGAATCCGTCTTTTTAATCCATACTTTTGAGCTGTATTTGCTTACATATTTCAGGTTTACCTATGTTGCAATAAAATACTTCACCGCTTTCTCATTAGCAAGATGAAAAATTGTTTAGacagaaatttgatttcagtgttcagtttagaatatatattttctgtcCATTCAAATAGAAAATGTCAAACAGGAAATACAGACCTTTGAAATGCTTTCTACTGactgtatttatgtttgtgtACTTTCAGATGCCACATTGAAGAAATTCCCCAATGCAAAAAGAGGACAAATTGGAGTTGGGATTAACTCAAAGCTGTCAGAAATTAGGTTCAGATACAGGAAAGCCAAACGAGAAAAGGGATGTGATATTTTTTGCTGACAAAGGCTTAATTAGTGTTGTGTTtggtacatttgttttatttttgttaatatattaaagtacatacatttttcttttggtGTTGCATTACCTTCAGATGTAATCAGCCACAGGATATAAAGTTCTGTTCtgtagcatttgatttttttttcctacctaAAGCAAAACATTCCCAAGAAGAACGGAATATCTTAGTGATGCACTGTAGTCGTTAGCTGAAGCATTTACTACTGAGTTGAAATGTTGTTAGACCAAACTGAAGATTTTTAAATGCCATATTGAGTTATCATTCTTCTCTAAATTTGCTTTTACTTTGGCTTTGAGCTTGCATTGAGATTCTCGAGACAAGCTCAGAGCAACAGTACCACTTAACACTGATTGTGCATGCCAtaaaacagttatatatatatatataaaaaattttttttttttttttttaaaagatgagtTTCAGTTACAGGACTTAAAAAGGACAATCTGATGTGGACATCTGTTGTTAAGtgtctgaaaatgtctgtgtAGGAAATCAGTAAAGGTCTGCTGcacattgtttctgtttttctcagATCTCCAAGTGATTAGTTGCAGGTGTGGTCTCCTGGGATTCATGCACAGGCTCTGTCGAAGTCAGGGCAGTCTGTGTAGTAGTCCTTCTGTGCCTTCAAATCCCCCATTCTCAGAACAGGTCACACATGTTCctgaatatattttcaaaataatgttttttttaaatgttgcagtaTGTGaagctgccatttttctgcattgTTTGTTAGGTTTactatttttataatattattgatCTAGAGATGCTTCCATTAAGTTGATTAACATGGgtcttaaaataaaattgcacaatATTTCCAAGGTTGTAAACTGTATGCTGTTTTGCAAAATGTTCTGCATGTGTAGGATACCTTCAATaaagtttttgtgtttaaaaataaataaaaaataaagtaataattaaaaacatttaaaaaataaaatattcttgaCCTGTTATTTTTAAGTTGCTGCTAAAAACCTCAAACAGGTTTTCAAGACCATGAAACCCAGTAAACATACAAGCTTTCATTGCAAATGTGGCTAATCTAATTCACATGCTATGAATGCTCCATAAAAGATCAGACTATACAGATGTGGCAGGGTGCCTCGCCCCTTTgcgtattttatgttgtatgtggtgtgtatatattggtgcatggggtataaattgggctgtgtatcacaagtgatttaaaatatgtatgtgtatttaggcaggCAGATTGCACCATCatttcacgtgcagattaaatgAGTATTAGTATttgggcacagggattgcacaaattagttaatgtgttgggattcaagtgaatgattaattagtacttgaatcctggcacagctgtatatataggtGCACAAATCACtcgggtgttcagagtggagaacgggagtagAGAGGGGaggtaaaagaagaaaacaaatgaacaatTGCTACGGGTGCCGGTTCAGCCCGCTACTTGTTCTAGTGTTTGTCAgggttggtttgtttgtctgttttcttttggccaatgtgccttttataaagtgttttgtttgtttaaaccttttgtttataaCAAACCAGAGCAACAGCGCACTCACTCGCCAGGcctgtcctgcatttcctggcaTTTCCACCAGCCAGCCTTAGtcaaaatggccgacttccagttGCCACCTACCTTTGAGTCGCCCGTCTATgggaaagcataccaccaaccttacatagCACCCTTTCTGGCCGGGAGGAGATTTGCAGCTCTGATTCCTTCTGTCTCTGCCACAGGACCTCTGAGGCTATTTGTACAAACATGCCAAGCTTATATCCAGCCAGAGCGCTtgcttaattacatttaaaatctgtgAATACTTCCGAGTCTTGTTTCATTATGGACCCCCTTTATattcaaaactatatatataaaacacatgaacttaaaaaacattgttatttatttacttatgctgtatcggctgtatttacagtaaacacaatatataaaatcatatttactatccaatctTACCTCACTTATTTTcctgactgattcatatattaaatatgtactgcagactcagctcattgTGGAAatggctttgggcattatagcccctgtcggtaacaatattCTTACttcgggtcaataattttccactatagccctcctctccagttcaTATGTActttatatacactgagtgtacaaaacattaggaacaccttcctaatattgagttgcaccccctcagaacagcctcaattcgtcagggcatggaccctacaaggtgtcgaaatcgttccacagggatgctggcccacgTTGACTCCAATGACTccatgataaattcagcagttcctataggttccctctgctggtagtgtatttcaaagcaaaaaccatgagcactaaggcactttcaaaataactcaggcacagatcaggggatgggtataaaaaatatcaaaggccttgaatatcccttggagcacggtcaagacgattattaagaaatggaaggtgtttggcaccaccaagaccaagGCCAAGGttaggctgtccctccaaactggatgatgggtagaaggagactgatcagaaaggcaATCAAGAGGCCAAAGTGGtcaactggtcaaagtgtgcatgtgacaacaatatcacaagcactccacaaatctggcatgtattataggatggcaagaaggaagccattactcaagaaagtccaccttgaatcccatttgaagtatgcaaaaaaacactcaggagattttgtagccatgtggcaaaaagttttgtggactGACAAacctaaaatggaactttttggcctaaatgcaaagcgttatgtttggcgcaaacccaacacagtgcatcagccaaagagcaccatccctactgtgaagcatggtggtggcagcatcatgttatggggttgtttctcatcggcagggactgggacacttgtcaggatagaagggaaaatgaatggcgcaaagtacagagaagtccttgaggaaaacctgctaccctctgcaagaaagctgaaactgggatggaagttcacctttcagtatgacaatgacccaaagcacacagccaaagctacactggagtggctaaggaacaaaaaggtaaatgtccttgagtggcccagtcagagccccgacctaaatccaatcaagaatttgttgcatgacttgaagattgctgttcatcaacactccccaaggaacttgacagagcttgaacagttttgcaaagaagaatggtaaaatattgccaaatacaGATgggcaaagttggtagaaacctatcccaacagactcacagctgtgcttccaccaagtattaactcaggggggtggagacttatccaattatgatctttcagttttgtatttttaatatataattttttttttctcaataaaaccttttttccccagagtagtgtggagtatggtgttaGAGAAGGACTAGAATGAGCAGAAGGACCAGAAGAGCTTAgagaaggaccagaaatgaccgCACACAGGAGCTGGGAGTGACTTTTAGGGTTATGTGAGAAGTCCGTGAAATACACCCAACCCAAACATTTCATTAAATAGTGGAAAACATTGACAATGTATTTTCAGTGTGGAATCTAAAAATTCAATATCAGATTAAATATATTTACCTTGCTGCTGAGTAAATGGCAACCACCCTCATCATATTAGAACAAAAAAGtgccatttaaacatttattgaaatataATACCAGTGAGGCAGGGAGTTTGACTAAATTTAGAACCTAATAAACAGGAGTGATCTGTGTAGACTGCAATCCACaattaatataattactgtagAAGGTGATCTTCTGAACTGAGCATTGTTCTATGATACCCTAAT is a genomic window of Polyodon spathula isolate WHYD16114869_AA chromosome 6, ASM1765450v1, whole genome shotgun sequence containing:
- the LOC121316718 gene encoding uncharacterized protein LOC121316718 isoform X2 → MCDYVLALGVCAMDLSLEMLEEKFCPRSNEPRISEGLAAVKTMMTNLFEEKKEDSKEQKDLSLLSPAEEIQGLHARVHQLEKEKAEMEAENKRLKDMLVNEIPSLLSTMRHTFAARIETTSSDCFVSDEDCKTSCSDSVCSTPTFPTPPADIEGSNMQSMCASANVTNSVEVYKGSNVYSEGMVWKAAIQANSATAMARTLLLGVFDMDTLLRSNLRGGKSKRANYADQKEGLDPLKLDAIYNATLKKFPNAKRGQIGVGINSKLSEIRFRYRKAKREKGCDIFC
- the LOC121316718 gene encoding uncharacterized protein LOC121316718 isoform X3, which gives rise to MDLSLEMLEEKFCPRSNEPRISEGLAAVKTMMTNLFEEKKEDSKEQKDLSLLSPAEEIQGLHARVHQLEKEKAEMEAENKRLKDMLVNEIPSLLSTMRHTFAARIETTSSDCFVSDEDCKTSCSDSVCSTPTFPTPPADIEGSNMQSMCASANVTNSVEVYKGSNVYSEGMVWKAAIQANSATAMARTLLLGVFDMDTLLRSNLRGGKSKRANYADQKEGLDPLKLDAIYNATLKKFPNAKRGQIGVGINSKLSEIRFRYRKAKREKGCDIFC
- the LOC121316718 gene encoding uncharacterized protein LOC121316718 isoform X1, with amino-acid sequence MFISLFIVFVSGVCAMDLSLEMLEEKFCPRSNEPRISEGLAAVKTMMTNLFEEKKEDSKEQKDLSLLSPAEEIQGLHARVHQLEKEKAEMEAENKRLKDMLVNEIPSLLSTMRHTFAARIETTSSDCFVSDEDCKTSCSDSVCSTPTFPTPPADIEGSNMQSMCASANVTNSVEVYKGSNVYSEGMVWKAAIQANSATAMARTLLLGVFDMDTLLRSNLRGGKSKRANYADQKEGLDPLKLDAIYNATLKKFPNAKRGQIGVGINSKLSEIRFRYRKAKREKGCDIFC